The following proteins are co-located in the Macrobrachium rosenbergii isolate ZJJX-2024 chromosome 26, ASM4041242v1, whole genome shotgun sequence genome:
- the LOC136852677 gene encoding cuticle protein AM/CP1114-like, with the protein MRALSLTYEVSPSITAFHDIVVVVLFAAIAVADEKPLTSPAAVVAILKNDRHTPDEFGNHNSDFEAANGIEIHLSGSQGESGGANMIGTWSYPQEDGSIASFKFVADENGYQPESDLLPVAPHFPHPIPQFVLDQIEFARLEDELKSRERK; encoded by the exons ATGAGAGCATTGTCGCTAACATATGAGGTTTCTCCTTCCATAACTGCTTTCCATGAT ATCGTAGTTGTTGTCCTATTCGCAGCCATTGCTGTGGCTGACGAGAAACCCCTGACCAGCCCAGCAGCCGTGGTGGCCATCTTGAAGAACGACCGACACACTCCGGACGAGTTCGGAAACCACAACAGCGACTTCGAAGCCGCCAATGGCATCGAGATCCACCTCTCGGGGTCCCAGGGAGAGAGCGGAGGAGCCAATATGATTGGAACGTGGAG CTACCCTCAGGAGGACGGCTCCATCGCCAGCTTCAAATTCGTAGCCGACGAGAACGGGTACCAGCCCGAGTCTGACCTTCTGCCAGTGGCCCCACACTTCCCCCACCCGATTCCCCAGTTCGTCCTCGACCAGATCGAGTTCGCCAGGCTCGAGGACGAACTCAAGTCTCGAGAAAGGAAGTAA